The following proteins come from a genomic window of Macadamia integrifolia cultivar HAES 741 chromosome 14, SCU_Mint_v3, whole genome shotgun sequence:
- the LOC122062161 gene encoding vacuolar protein sorting-associated protein 25 isoform X2 yields MQKLGDFKLPHFFNYPPYFTLQPVKDTREKQILLWKELILDYCRTKKIFVIGVNEDFPLFSNSAIERSLSHEARDVFLSALVTDGRAEWMDKGHKKCLILWLRIQDWADCILRFVKDNGLEDGVMTVEEIRSGIESRGTELHGMDRIVLMRALKLLEQKGKVAMFKGSSADDEGVKFSA; encoded by the coding sequence ATGCAGAAATTGGGCGATTTCAAGCTACCCCATTTCTTCAATTACCCACCTTACTTCACCCTGCAACCAGTTAAGGATACTCGAGAGAAGCAGATCCTACTCTGGAAGGAACTGATACTCGATTACTGCAGAACCAAGAAGATATTTGTGATTGGAGTCAATGAAGATTTCCCACTTTTCTCTAATTCGGCAATTGAAAGATCTCTCAGTCATGAAGCTCGAGATGTATTCCTTTCCGCCTTGGTTACAGATGGTCGTGCAGAGTGGATGGATAAAGGGCATAAGAAATGTTTGATTCTTTGGCTTCGTATTCAAGATTGGGCTGATTGTATTTTGAGGTTTGTGAAGGATAATGGGTTGGAAGATGGTGTTATGACGGTTGAGGAAATACGGTCTGGCATCGAGTCGCGTGGAACTGAGCTTCATGGGATGGACCGCATAGTGCTGATGCGGGCTTTGAAATTGCTAGAGCAGAAGGGTAAAGTTGCAATGTTCAAGGGTTCTTCTGCGGACGATGAAGGTGTTAAGTTTTCGGCATAG
- the LOC122060521 gene encoding probable galactinol--sucrose galactosyltransferase 1: MTVGSGISVSDGKLMVSGNCILSDVHQDIVITPARGDGLINGAFIGVLSDHKGSHLVFPVGKLEGLRFLSIFRFNLWWMTHRMGSSGKEIPYETQCLIVEGIDGTQLSNERGDVLDDSIIYTVFLPILEGDFRAALQGNPNNELEICLESGDPAVDWFEGTHLVFMVAGPDPFDVITDAVKAVEKHLQTFSHREHKKVPDMINWFGWCTWDAFYTDVTAEGVKQGLESLEKGGTPPKFVIIDDGWQRVDMDASGISMNKEDAANFANRLIHIKENYKFQKNSKDGHRIEDPATGLAHIITEIKGSHAVKYVFLWHALTGYWADVSPSITEMEHYESKVIFPVLSPGLQCNKPCEVFNNIAANGVGLVNPEKASIFYDELHSYLASAGIDGVKVDVQNLLETLAAGHGGRVNITRKFHEALDASIARNFRGNGIISCMSHNTDGLYSSKQTAVMRASDDFFPKIAASHTIHIAAVAYNTIFIGEFMQPDWDMFHSLHPMAGYHAAARAVGGCAIYVSDKPEHHDFDLLKKLVLPDGSVLRAKLPGKPTRDCLFSDPTIDGKSLLKIWNLNDFSGVLGVFNCQGEAISVEGIVSSKDVDYISKVAEHGWNGDAIIYSHLGGNVVYQPKNISLPIKLKSREYEVFTVVPVKELSNGANIAPIGLTQMFNSGGAIKELTYESERCSTVVMKVRGCGVFGAYSSAKPRRITVDEEEVEFTYDEKSHLVTLTLRIPEQELYQWHITIEL; this comes from the exons ATGACTGTTGGGTCAGGAATCTCTGTTTCTGATGGGAAATTAATGGTGTCTGGAAACTGCATCCTCTCTGATGTTCATCAAGACATTGTTATAACTCCAGCAAGAGGCGACGGTTTGATCAATGGAGCATTCATTGGTGTCTTGTCTGATCACAAAGGAAGTCATCTTGTATTCCCTGTGGGCAAGCTTGA GGGATTGCGTTTCTTGTCTATTTTCCGATTCAATCTATGGTGGATGACACACAGGATGGGTTCTTCGGGTAAAGAGATCCCATATGAGACACAATGCTTGATTGTGGAGGGAATAGATGGAACCCAACTTAGTAATGAACGTGGAGATGTTTTGGATGACTCTATTATTTATACTGTTTTCTTACCTATTCTGGAAGGAGACTTCAGAGCTGCTCTCCAAGGGAATCCAAATAACGAGTTGGAGATCTGCCTTGAAAGCG GAGATCCTGCCGTGGACTGGTTTGAAGGTACCCATTTAGTTTTCATGGTGGCTGGACCCGATCCATTTGATGTCATCACAGATGCAGTGAA GGCTGTTGAGAAGCACTTACAGACGTTTTCTCACCGCGAACACAAGAAG GTACCAGACATGATAAACTGGTTTGGCTGGTGCACATGGGATGCATTCTACACTGATGTGACTGCAGAGGGGGTGAAACAGGGATTAGAAAG TTTAGAGAAAGGTGGAACTCCACCGAAGTTCGTTATAATTGATGATGGATGGCAAAGAGTTGACATGGATGCCTCTGGGATTTCAATGAATAAAGAAGATGCAGCCAA CTTTGCTAACAGGCTAATCCATATCAAAGAAAACTACAAGTTTCAGAAAAATAGTAAAGACGGCCACAGAATAGAGGATCCTGCAACGGGACTTGCTCATATTATTACTGAGATCAAAGGAAGCCATGCTGTGAA GTATGTTTTCCTTTGGCATGCATTAACGGGGTACTGGGCGGATGTAAGCCCTAGCATCACTGAAATGGAACATTATGAATCTAAGGTGATATTCCCTGTTTTATCCCCTGGGCTTCAATGCAACAAGCCATGTGAAGTTTTCAACAACATTGCAGCAAATGGTGTTGGCCTTGTGAACCCTGAGAAAGCTTCAATATTCTATGATGAACTCCATTCATATCTTGCATCAGCTGGTATTGATGGGGTCAAAGTTGATGTTCAGAACTTACTTGAGACACTAGCAGCAGGCCATGGAGGAAGAGTGAACATCACTAGGAAGTTTCATGAGGCATTAGATGCTTCAATTGCAAGAAACTTTCGGGGTAACGGAATTATATCATGTATGAGCCACAACACAGATGGTTTATACAG CTCGAAGCAGACAGCTGTGATGAGGGCATCAGATGATTTCTTCCCCAAAATAGCAGCATCACACACAATTCATATTGCAGCTGTTGCATACAATACCATTTTTATAGGGGAATTCATGCAACCAGATTGGGACATGTTCCAT AGCCTCCATCCAATGGCTGGATACCATGCAGCAGCTCGTGCAGTTGGTGGATGTGCTATTTATGTGAG TGACAAACCTGAACACCATGATTTCGATCTATTGAAGAAGCTTGTACTTCCTGATGGTTCTGTTTTGCGGGCCAAACTCCCAGGAAAACCCACAAGGGATTGCCTGTTTTCAGATCCAACCATAGATGGAAAGAG TCTTCTGAAGATATGGAATCTAAATGATTTCTCTGGAGTCTTGGGGGTCTTCAACTGCCAAGGAGAAGCCATCTCGGTTGAAGGGATTGTCAGTTCGAAGGATGTTGACTATATATCCAAAGTTGCTGAGCATGGATGGAATGGAGATGCTATCATTTATTCCCATCTGGGTG GAAATGTGGTTTATCAACCAAAGAACATTTCTCTTCCAATTAAACTAAAGTCACGAGAATACGAAGTTTTTACAGTGGTTCCTGTTAAAGAACTGTCCAACGGAGCTAATATTGCACCAATTGGACTAACTCAGATGTTCAATTCTGGAGGAGCCATTAAAGAGTTGACATATGAATCAGAAAGATGCTCAACAGTTGTCATGAAAGTCCGGGGTTGCGGAGTGTTCGGAGCCTATTCATCTGCCAAGCCCCGGAGGATAACAGTTGATGAAGAGGAAGTGGAATTTACGTATGATGAAAAGTCTCATCTAGTAACCCTTACTTTGAGAATTCCAGAACAAGAGTTGTACCAATGGCACATAACCATAGAACTCTAA